A single region of the Sorghum bicolor cultivar BTx623 chromosome 7, Sorghum_bicolor_NCBIv3, whole genome shotgun sequence genome encodes:
- the LOC110437352 gene encoding uncharacterized protein LOC110437352 gives MVLVQAQNGDTWELDEEEWLPMLFERYPLRIPVKNKEAFDQLVIYARERQSMMNQTASVEEEEEEEARFDEEFIKRYNDYSLQHIGHIASGARMLAMKGLHKAIYENRLRRMMEAGTSQDQARADLDTVM, from the exons ATGGTACTAGTCCAAGCTCAGAATGGAGATACTTGGGAGCTCGACGAGGAGGAATGGCTACCAATGCTGTTCGAGCGATACCCACTTCGGATCCCAGTGAAGAACAAGGAGGCGTTTGATCAGCTGGTCATCTATGCTAGGGAGCGGCAGTCGATGATGAACCAAACTGCATCtgttgaggaggaggaggaggaggaggcgagatTCGATGAGGAGTTCATCAAACGGTACAATGACTACAGCTTGCAGCACATCGGGCATATCGCATCT GGTGCTCGGATGTTGGCCATGAAAGGGCTCCACAAGGCGATCTACGAAAACCGGCTGCGCCGCATGATGGAAGCGGGCACATCCCAGGATCAAGCGAGGGCCGATCTTGATACGGTGATGTGA
- the LOC110437132 gene encoding uncharacterized protein LOC110437132, with protein sequence MSTKMIRVSFSDKHESEIPLADLVAVCGVGSHYAIRLPVASKVTFDHFQTFVNKHKPPARDPGWDDYIMDWEDKFIEQFKDKNQLNDLAAVAALTEQYTLEKLCEIKLSEFMVSSEGEEDDHGGDDDDDYDYNTVITRKSPSPDTLPKDEDEFWENYCREDDELYGEDWKSPSPDTLPNDEDEYWENKCREDDDLYGEDRESPSP encoded by the exons ATGTCGACAAAGATGATTCGAGTCAGTTTCTCGGACAAGCATGAGTCGGAGATACCGCTTGCAGACTTGGTGGCTGTGTGTGGAGTTGGGTCCCATTATGCCATTCGTCTGCCAGTTGCTTCAAAGGTGACATTTGACCACTTCCAGACTTTCGTCAACAAGCATAAACCTCCGGCACGAGATCCTGGCTGGGACGACTACATCATGGATTGGGAGGACAAGTTCATTGAGCAGTTCAAAGACAAGAACCAGTTGAATGACTTGGCAGCG GTCGCGGCATTGACAGAACAGTACACACTTGAAAAGCTTTGCGAAATTAAGTTATCAGAGTTCATGGTTAGCAGTGAGGGCGAGGAGGATGATCATGGAggtgatgacgatgacgactaCGACTACAACACAGTTATCACGAGGAAGAGCCCATCGCCAGATACCCTCCCAAAGGATGAGGACGAGTTTTGGGAGAACTATTGTCGTGAGGATGATGAATTGTATGGAGAGGACTGGAAGAGCCCATCGCCAGATACCCTCCCAAATGATGAGGACGAGTATTGGGAGAACAAGTGTCGTGAAGATGATGACTTGTATGGAGAGGACAGGGAGAGTCCATCACCATAG